From Solea solea chromosome 20, fSolSol10.1, whole genome shotgun sequence, one genomic window encodes:
- the LOC131447652 gene encoding zona pellucida sperm-binding protein 4-like has product MAGLRLELLPLLVVVVLTGHLPLLTASPRGWEWIDNAQLSTLLESGELGSPSVSSSSLSSWTDDDRGEEEEDEPIPEDELPEFEEEEGVATGNLNANTDHGFQVESEDSEYWANNVDGGFQMSFVDSSEDGTDDGLDSTETDSDSSEFDSSPFPRSVDQPKVKEKCTKPTTEPSKAQNCVVPAGEQVTCGDSGITPADCEKMGCCVCPTSSACFYPLDECTGDQHFVFAIRYNSANIPVDPTKLVIPGYTDCKAVIVNDKVAIFKFKVTECGVRAYEVGETKIYLAEVQTIVQALNLKYGIITRSDPLRFLVECRYSKDGSAQQGLASAGVMVKVPSSTLPSSITSGGLYAVLLRIAKDKTYSSFLPTYHQPLRLLLGKPVYLELYLYSPVPYATVLVNYCLAYPRSAKNALLLIYEGCANPLDKSVSILKVSDLPQNRNRRRFLVTAFQFMSQVTNKYLNEEIYFMCSTEVCFSNERSCEERCFDGKTP; this is encoded by the exons ATGGCTGGGCTCAGACTGGAGCTTCTACCGCTGTTGGTGGTCGTGGTGTTGACTGGGCATCTGCCTCTGCTCACGGCTTCACCTCGAGGCTGGGAGTGGATCGACAACGCTCAGCTTTCCACTCTGCTGGAATCAGGAGAGTTGGGCTCTCCCAGTGTTTCATCATCGTCTTTATCATCATGGACAG ATGACGACagaggtgaggaagaggaagacgagcCAATTCCTGAGGATGAACTCCCAGAGTTCGAGGAGGAAGAAGGTGTTGCCACTGGCAATTTGAACGCCAACACTGACCATGGATTCCAAGTGGAAAGTGAAGACTCAGAATACTGGGCCAACAATGTAGATGGTGGATTCCAGATGAGTTTTGTGGACTCTTCAGAAGATGGGACTGATGATGGTTTGGACTCCACTGAGACAGATTCTGACAGCTCAGAGTTTGACTCCAGTCCATTTCCTCGCTCTGTTGATCAACCCAAAGTCAAGGAAAAGTGCACCAAGCCAACGACGGAACCATCCAAAGCTCAGA ATTGTGTTGTACCTGCGGGAGAGCAAGTAACTTGTGGCGATTCAGGAATTACCCCTGCAGACTGTGAAAAGATGGGATGCTGTGTTTGTCCGACTTCATCTGCTTGCTTCTATCCACTGGATG AGTGCACTGGGGATCAACACTTTGTTTTTGCCATTCGCTACAACTCTGCCAACATCCCTGTGGACCCTACCAAGCTTGTTATTCCTGGATATACAGACTGTAAAGCAGTCATTGTTAATGACAAGGTTGCCATCTTTAAGTTCAAAGTTACTGAATGTGGAGTTCGTGCTTat GAAGTTGGTGAGACAAAGATCTACCTGGCTGAAGTACAGACTATTGTCCAAGCTCTCAACCTCAAGTATGGTATCATTACTAGAAGTGATCCGCTCAG ATTCTTGGTAGAGTGCCGCTACAGCAAAGACGGCTCTGCTCAGCAGGGACTGGCCAGTGCTGGCGTCATGGTCAAAGTCCCGTCTTCCACCTTGCCGTCGTCTATAACCTCGGGTGGTTTATATGCCGTTCTGCTAAGGATTGCCAAAG ATAAGACTTATTCAAGTTTCTTGCCCACTTACCATCAACCATTACGGTTGCTCCTTGGCAAACCAGTCTATCTTGAGCTGTACCTGTATTCTCCCGTACCATATGCAACGGTACTTGTCAACTACTGCCTAGCTTACCCTCGCTCTGCAAAGAATGCATTGTTGCTCATTTATGAAGG CTGTGCCAATCCTTTGGACAAAAGCGTGTCCATCCTTAAAGTCAGTGACCTTCCACAAAATCGCAACAGGAGGCGCTTCTTAGTCACTGCCTTTCAGTTCATGTCTCAAGTGACAAACAAGTACCTTAATGAAGAA ATTTATTTCATGTGCTCTACAGAAGTTTGTTTCTCAAATGAGAGGTCATGTGAAGAGCGCTGCTTTGATGGAAAG ACCCCATAA
- the dus3l gene encoding tRNA-dihydrouridine(47) synthase [NAD(P)(+)]-like codes for MEKAAEGSTGKAADVVVKGEAALKPEFITTKEKFHQSVDAEWQRSNGKKASDEDTSVDKNENCTAEPEAKKFKADPEQKTQVEKPDGKRYRGQNKSRPHIKPTTYEEKRLCLSIIQDRECPFGDKCRFHHDVAEYLASKPVDIGESCYLYDTFGKCAYGLMCRYAKAHTTPDFKTMENKDLVQAREGRNPVKNSLSKDLQNRLRKHSVAFKKSAEYLKTLSNNKDNKEQQKNGEACAAELSTDLKEVEQKEAETQLQSVPDKEPPVKTVGPLTDADVIKLRPCEKKQVDFQDKLYLAPLTTCGNLPFRRVCKRLGVDITCGEMAMCTNLLQGQQSEWALLKRHESEDLFGVQVEGCFPDTMTRVAELINNNTDVDFVDINSGCPIDLVYKKGGGCGLMTRTRKFEQIIKGMNYVLDVPLTVKIRTGVQEKNNIAHKLIPEMKNWGVSMITLHGRSREQRYTKLADWDYIKTCSELASPIPLFGNGDILSYEDAVRARETGVSGIMIARGALIKPWIFTEIKESRHWDISSTERLDILRDFTNFGLEHWGSDTRGVEKTRAFMLEWLSFMCRYIPVGLLERVPQKINERPPYYLGRNYLESLMASQHVGDWVRISEMLLGPVPKNFNFLPKHKANAYK; via the exons ATGGAAAAAGCAGCAGAGGGCTCAACCGGCAAGGCAGCAGATGTGGTTGTAAAGGGTGAAGCTGCGCTGAAACCTGA ATTCATAACCACAAAGGAAAAATTTCATCAGTCTGTCGACGCTGAGTGGCAGCGCTCAAATGGAAAAAAGGCCAGTGATGAAGACACATCTGTGGACAAGAATGAGAACTGCACAGCAGAACCTGAAGCTAAAAAGTTTAAAGCCGATCCTGAGCAAAAGACTCAGGTGGAGAAGCCAGATGGAAAACGATATAGAGGTCAAAATAAGTCAAGGCCACACATAAAACCTACTACCTATGAGGAAAAACGACTGTGCCTTTCAATCATTCAG GATAGGGAATGTCCATTTGGCGACAAATGCCGCTTTCACCATGATGTTGCTGAGTACCTGGCCTCGAAGCCGGTAGATATTGGGGAAAGCTGCTATCTCTATGACACGTTTGGAAAGTGTGCTTACGGCCTCATGTGTCGCTATGCTAAAGCGCACACTACACCAGACTTCAAAACCATGGAGAACAAAGATCTAGTGCAGGCTCGTGAAGGCAGGAACCCAGTGAAGAACAGTTTGAGTAAAGACCTTCAGAATCGTCTGAGGAAGCATTCAGTGGCCTTCAAGAAGTCAGCAGAGTATctgaaaacactttcaaacaacAAGGACAATAAAGAACAGCAAAAGAACG GTGAAGCTTGTGCTGCTGAATTATCGACCGATCTAAAAGAAGTGGAGCAgaaagaagcagaaacacag CTTCAGTCAGTCCCAGATAAAGAGCCCCCAGTGAAGACTGTTGGCCCTCTGACTGATGCTGATGTCATCAAGTTGCGCCCGTGTGAAAAGAAACAG GTGGACTTCCAAGACAAGCTCTACCTTGCTCCTCTAACAACT TGTGGAAATCTGCCTTTCCGTCGTGTGTGCAAGCGGCTTGGTGTAGACATCACCTGTGGAGAAATGGCAATGTGCACAAACCTGCTACAAGGGCAGCAGTCAGAGTGGGCCCTCCTCAAGAGGCATGAAAGTGAAGATCTTTTTGGCGTCCAG GTGGAGGGCTGCTTCCCTGACACCATGACAAGGGTCGCAGagctcatcaacaacaacactgatgttGACTTTGTGGACATTAACTCTGGATGCCCTATCGATCTTGTCTACAAGAAG GGCGGAGGCTGTGGCTTGATGACACGCACCAGAAAGTTTGAACAGATCATCAAGGGAATGAATTAT GTCCTCGATGTCCCGTTAACAGTAAAAATCCGAACTGGTGTTCAGGAGAAGAACAACATCGCACACAAACTCATCCCAGAGATGAAAAACTGGGGTGTCTCTATGATCACA TTGCATGGCCGATCCAGAGAGCAGCGCTACACTAAGTTAGCTGACTGGGACTACATCAAGACCTGCTCTGAACTGGCCAGTCCTATCCCTCTGTTTG GAAATGGAGACATTCTGTCATATGAAGATGccgtgagagcgagagagactgGAGTTTCAGGCATTATGATTGCAAG GGGGGCTCTCATCAAGCCCTGGATCTTCACTGAGATAAAGGAGAGCAGACACTGGGACATCTCGTCCACGGAGCGGCTGGACATCCTCAGGGATTTCACCAACTTCGGTCTGGAGCACTGGGGCTCGGACACTCGAGGGGTGGAGAAGACCCGCGCCTTCATGCTGGAGTGGCTCTCCTTCATGTGCAG GTACATTCCAGTGGGCTTGTTGGAGCGAGTGCCTCAGAAGATCAACGAGCGTCCTCCATACTACCTGGGCAGAAACTACCTGGAGTCTCTGATGGCCAGTCAACATGTTGGGGACTGGGTGAGGATTAG TGAAATGCTGCTTGGACCTGTACCCAAGAATTTCAACTTTTTGCCCAAACATAAAGCCAATGCCTACAAGTGA
- the LOC131447486 gene encoding transcription termination factor 1, mitochondrial translates to MAAVPGVRAFLSLHRSVSFGLIQVQLRLTCHPVKLCSTVTESDVPPTPPVNPENESLLDNLNLMGVDVKKAHQRQPGVFRKSFTNEQGVAQFLQGKGACRKVIASIISRYPRAITRSTDHLEKRWQLWRNIFTTDAEIVSIMDRSPESFFRTSDNENLEKNIAFLISLGLSTKDLHRLLTTAPRTFSNSVELNKQMVEFLGDVCTELGGKNPEQFAKAVISRNLYILIRSIKRVRTNIDMLKSSLKLRDSDLLAFLQGSGVDILDLSNECVKKNFNSLNQKMTLLGCQKSDIKKLIMTYPMVLYIGTGTLSSKLDCLLNVGITMDQIVEKPKVLDYSVQNITGRLQELQKVGYNFQKNGINILDSSRKRFDAKIEKLSAPPEE, encoded by the coding sequence ATGGCAGCAGTACCTGGAGTGAGGGCGTTCCTCAGCCTCCACAGGTCAGTGAGCTTTGGGCTCATTCAAGTCCAGCTGAGATTAACCTGCCATCCTGTGAAGCTTTGTAGCACTGTTACAGAAAGTGATGTGCCGCCGACGCCACCAGTGAATCCAGAGAATGAATCTCTGCTGGATAATCTGAATCTCATGGGAGTGGACGTGAAAAAGGCGCACCAGCGTCAGCCCGGCGTGTTCCGGAAATCCTTCACTAATGAGCAAGGCGTCGCTCAGTTCCTGCAAGGCAAAGGTGCCTGCCGCAAAGTAATCGCCAGTATCATATCCCGTTATCCCCGTGCCATCACCCGCTCGACTGATCACTTGGAAAAGCGGTGGCAGCTGTGGAGAAACATTTTCACGACAGATGCAGAAATTGTGTCCATCATGGATCGCTCACCCGAGTCTTTCTTCCGTACCAGTGATAatgagaacctggagaaaaataTTGCTTTTTTGATCTCACTGGGACTGAGCACCAAAGACCTCCACCGTCTGCTGACCACAGCCCCACGCACATTCTCCAACAGTGTGGAGCTCAACAAGCAGATGGTGGAGTTTCTTGGAGACGTCTGTACAGAGCTTGGTGGGAAGAATCCAGAGCAGTTTGCCAAAGCGGTCATATCCAGAAACCTTTACATTCTCATCCGAAGCATAAAGAGAGTCAGGACAAATATTGATATGCTGAAATCATCTCTTAAGCTAAGAGATTCAGACCTGCTGGCTTTTCTGCAAGGTTCAGGAGTAGACATTCTGGACCTGTCAAATGAGTGTGTGAAGAAGAATTTTAACAGCCTTAACCAGAAGATGACCTTACTCGGCTGTCAGAAATCTGACATAAAAAAACTAATCATGACCTATCCAATGGTTCTGTACATTGGGACAGGCACACTGAGCTCTAAACTGGACTGTCTCCTGAATGTAGGAATAACAATGGATCAGATAGTGGAGAAGCCCAAAGTCTTGGACTACAGCGTACAGAACATTACAGGGAGACTACAGGAGCTGCAGAAAGTTGGATACAACTTCCAGAAGAATGGCATCAACATCCTGGACTCTAGCCGAAAGAGATTTGACGCAAAGATAGAAAAACTTTCTGCCCCACCAGAAGAATAA